GATGGCAGTCCATATTGAAGGTGTGCTGTGATGGTCGCCCAACTGTCGCCCTGCAAGTTGCTGACCGTCGTTTGCGAGGCCAGCCTTGAGCCGGCCGTGGTGGCCGACCTGCTTGCCCTTGATGTCCATGGCTACACCATTTCGGACGCCCGGGGCAGCGGTGCCCATGGTCGTCGTGACGCAGCATGGCCGCCCAGCGCAAACATACGGATCGAGGTTTTGTGTGCCGAGAAAACAGCCCTGACCATCCTCGATCACTTGCAAGAGAACTACTACGCCAATTTTGGCATGGTGACCTTTCTGTCGGATGTTCTGGTGATGCGGCCTGAGAAGTTCTAGAAATTCCTATATCAATCGATGGAGTAGCAATGAGTATGGAAAGTACACGCGGGCCGGTGATCGGCATTGTTATGGGTTCACAATCCGACTGGCCGGTCATGCAGGCCGCCGCGCAGATCTGTGACGATTTTGCGGTGCCCTACGAGGCAAAAGTGGTATCGGCCCACCGCACCCCCGATTTGTTGTTTGACTACGCCGAGAAAGCGAGTAGTCGGGGCCTCCATGCCATTATCGCCGGGGCCGGCGGAGCGGCTCACCTCCCCGGCATGCTGGCGGCAAAATCGCTGGTGCCGGTACTCGGCGTGCCGGTACCGTCAAAGCATCTGAAAGGTGTGGACTCGTTGCTTTCAATTGTTCAAATGCCCAAAGGGGTACCCGTTGCGACCTTCGCCATTGGCGAAGCCGGTGCGGCCAATGCGGCACTGTTCGCCATTGCTTCGCTGGCCATGACGCAGATTGGCAAGGAAGTCGGATTACTCGAGAAACTGGCCGATTTCCGGCGCGAACAGGAGCGCAATGTGCTGTCCATGAGCCTGGAGAGATCACAATGATATTGCCGCCCGCCACACTGGGAATTCTGGGAGGCGGTCAGCTCGGCCGCTATTTTGTTCGGGCCGCCCATGACATGGGCTATCGGGTCATCGTTCTGGATAGTGACCCGGACTCCGTTGCCGGACGCATTGCCGATCAACATATCGTTGCTGCCTATGACGACAAACAGGCATTGGCGCATATGGCTCAAACATGTGCCGCAGTAACGACGGAGTTTGAAAGTGTCCCGGCATCGAGTCTGGCTTATCTGGCCAACTTTTTGCCGGTGCGCCCGGGGCCGGAGGCGGTTGCGATCTGTCAGGATCGCCTGGCTGAAAAGCTGTTTTTGCAAGACATGGGTTTCCCGCACGTGCCCTACGCAGCGATAGCTTCAGAATTCGATATCGAACTTGCCGATCCCGCCCTTTTTCCCGGCATTCTTAAGCGCTCCCGGTGTGGCTACGACGGCAAGGGGCAGGTACGTGTGCAGACCACAGCGGAGGCGCTGGCCGCTTTTCGTTGCTTGGGGGAAGTCCCATGTGTGCTTGAGCGCCAAATGCGCCTCGATTGCGAGGTCTCGGTTATCCTGGCCCGTAACCCGGCCGGCCAGATTGCCTGCTATCCCTTGGCGGAGAACCATCATCGGCAGGGAATTCTCGACTTTTCAGTAGCACCAGCACCCCATGCAAGCGCCGATCTGTCGCTTCGGGCAGAAAGCATTGCTCGGGGGATTGCGGCCAGAATGAACTATGTGGGCACCCTTGCCGTCGAGTTCTTTGTGGTCGACGGCCAGCTTTACGTCAACGAGTTGGCGCCCAGACCCCACAATTCGGGCCATTACACAATGGATGCCTGCGTTACCAATCAGTTCGAGCAACAGGTCCGGGCTCTTTGTGGGTTGCCTTTGGGCAGCATCGC
The DNA window shown above is from Dechloromonas sp. HYN0024 and carries:
- a CDS encoding P-II family nitrogen regulator encodes the protein MVAQLSPCKLLTVVCEASLEPAVVADLLALDVHGYTISDARGSGAHGRRDAAWPPSANIRIEVLCAEKTALTILDHLQENYYANFGMVTFLSDVLVMRPEKF
- the purE gene encoding 5-(carboxyamino)imidazole ribonucleotide mutase, producing the protein MESTRGPVIGIVMGSQSDWPVMQAAAQICDDFAVPYEAKVVSAHRTPDLLFDYAEKASSRGLHAIIAGAGGAAHLPGMLAAKSLVPVLGVPVPSKHLKGVDSLLSIVQMPKGVPVATFAIGEAGAANAALFAIASLAMTQIGKEVGLLEKLADFRREQERNVLSMSLERSQ
- a CDS encoding 5-(carboxyamino)imidazole ribonucleotide synthase — protein: MILPPATLGILGGGQLGRYFVRAAHDMGYRVIVLDSDPDSVAGRIADQHIVAAYDDKQALAHMAQTCAAVTTEFESVPASSLAYLANFLPVRPGPEAVAICQDRLAEKLFLQDMGFPHVPYAAIASEFDIELADPALFPGILKRSRCGYDGKGQVRVQTTAEALAAFRCLGEVPCVLERQMRLDCEVSVILARNPAGQIACYPLAENHHRQGILDFSVAPAPHASADLSLRAESIARGIAARMNYVGTLAVEFFVVDGQLYVNELAPRPHNSGHYTMDACVTNQFEQQVRALCGLPLGSIAMHSAAIMVNLLGDLWLDSSSTQASEPDWSRLLQLPMLRLYNYGKREARCGRKMGHFTVTGDDPQKLVELAAESRSFIR